The nucleotide window TCAGGAAAGCATGGAATTTATTGAGCGCCTTGCAGCGACTTCACGATTTGCAAAAGTATCCACGTTCGGGAAGACCCCACAAGGACGGGACATGAAATGTGTTGTACTCGGAAAGATCCAAACGCCGCGGGAAGCGCGCAGAAGGAACAAAGCAGTCGTGATGATCCAGAATGCCATTCATGGCGGCGAAATGGAAGGAAAGGATGCATGGATGCTTCTTCTCCGTGAAATTCTGATCACAAAAGAATTGGAGCATCTGCTGAAGCATCTTGTGATTGTTCTGGTTCCGGTTTTTAACGTGGATGGTCATGAACGGAGAGATCAGCACAACCGGCCGAACCAGATCGGACCTATGGAGCAAGGATGGCGCACCACCGCTCAGAATCTGGATCTGAATCGTGACTACATAAAAGCGGATGCTCCGGAGATGAGGTCACTTCTGGCCCTCTATCATTACTGGCTACCCGATTTTTACATCGATAACCATTGCACAGA belongs to bacterium and includes:
- a CDS encoding peptidase M14; translated protein: MDWITHFEKSDGLATPTYQESMEFIERLAATSRFAKVSTFGKTPQGRDMKCVVLGKIQTPREARRRNKAVVMIQNAIHGGEMEGKDAWMLLLREILITKELEHLLKHLVIVLVPVFNVDGHERRDQHNRPNQIGPMEQGWRTTAQNLDLNRDYIKADAPEMRSLLALYHYWLPDFYIDNHCT